In one Neobacillus sp. CF12 genomic region, the following are encoded:
- the ade gene encoding adenine deaminase, producing MERNQITRRISVASGKEPADTVIKNGRIIDVFNGEIMEGDIAIVDGYFAGIGQYDGKKIIDAEGRYVLPAFIDGHVHIESSLVTPSEFAKVLLPHGVTTVIADPHEIANVLGTQGIQYMLDASENLPFDIYIMLPSCVPATNFENSGAILKAENLSHFYQHPRVLGLAEVMNFPAVLNTEDDMLNKISDAKHFGKKVDGHGAGLSGIALNVYMAAGIRTDHECTTAEEAKERLKSGMYLMIREGTVAKDLRNLIPVVNQYNSRRCLFVTDDKHLDDLVLEGSIDHNVRQAIAEGISPITAIQMATINAAECFGLEEKGAIAAGYKADFSLVDDLETVRISHVYKDGIAVVQDGKLIADCPNSQKNCLKQSVHFNEILESNLNITLSAKKANIIEIIPNSLITHHIVEEVNICDQGFFQPSITADQLKLAVIERHHMTKQIGLGIVKGLGLKEGAIAATIAHDSHNLIIAGTNDRDMVLAANSIKKMQGGLIVIKDGQILASLELPIGGLISDRPYREVYACLNTLHIALEKLGANNHFNPFLTLSFLALPVIPELKLTDKGLFKVSKFEHIEISSV from the coding sequence ATGGAGAGAAATCAAATAACACGAAGAATCTCTGTGGCTTCAGGAAAGGAACCTGCGGATACAGTCATAAAAAACGGCAGGATTATTGATGTTTTTAACGGAGAAATAATGGAAGGTGATATTGCAATCGTAGATGGTTACTTCGCAGGTATTGGGCAATATGATGGGAAGAAGATAATAGATGCAGAAGGGCGTTATGTCCTCCCTGCCTTTATCGATGGTCATGTTCATATCGAATCTTCTTTGGTTACGCCAAGTGAATTCGCAAAAGTCCTTCTGCCTCATGGAGTAACGACCGTTATTGCAGATCCCCATGAAATTGCGAATGTTCTAGGTACGCAAGGAATTCAATATATGCTAGATGCTTCCGAAAACCTCCCTTTTGATATTTACATTATGCTTCCTTCTTGTGTTCCAGCGACAAACTTTGAAAACTCGGGCGCTATTTTGAAAGCAGAGAATTTATCCCACTTTTATCAACATCCACGAGTCCTTGGATTAGCAGAAGTTATGAACTTTCCTGCGGTCCTTAATACTGAGGATGATATGCTGAATAAAATTTCTGACGCGAAACATTTTGGCAAAAAAGTAGATGGACATGGCGCAGGATTGTCCGGTATAGCTTTGAATGTCTATATGGCTGCTGGTATCCGTACTGATCATGAGTGTACAACCGCTGAAGAAGCAAAAGAACGCCTTAAGAGCGGAATGTATTTAATGATTCGTGAAGGCACCGTTGCAAAGGACTTACGTAATTTGATTCCAGTTGTCAATCAGTACAATTCCCGAAGATGCTTATTTGTGACCGATGATAAACATCTAGATGACCTTGTTCTTGAGGGCAGTATTGACCACAATGTGCGGCAGGCGATTGCCGAAGGAATTTCCCCAATCACCGCCATTCAAATGGCCACTATCAATGCAGCAGAATGTTTTGGGCTTGAAGAAAAGGGAGCGATTGCAGCCGGGTACAAGGCAGACTTTTCTTTAGTAGATGATCTTGAAACTGTCAGGATTTCACATGTCTATAAGGACGGAATAGCCGTAGTACAAGATGGCAAGTTGATTGCTGATTGCCCTAACAGTCAAAAAAATTGTTTGAAACAATCCGTCCATTTTAATGAAATCTTGGAATCCAATTTGAACATTACCTTATCCGCAAAAAAGGCAAATATCATTGAGATTATTCCTAACAGTCTTATCACACATCACATCGTGGAAGAAGTGAATATTTGCGATCAAGGTTTCTTCCAGCCCTCTATAACTGCTGATCAATTAAAGCTAGCCGTAATTGAGCGCCATCATATGACGAAGCAAATTGGATTAGGAATCGTTAAAGGATTAGGTTTAAAAGAAGGGGCAATTGCTGCCACGATTGCCCATGATTCGCATAATCTTATTATTGCCGGGACCAATGATCGTGATATGGTACTGGCAGCAAACAGTATTAAAAAAATGCAGGGCGGACTGATTGTCATTAAAGATGGCCAAATTCTCGCATCATTAGAATTGCCGATTGGCGGATTAATATCTGACCGCCCTTACCGGGAAGTATATGCCTGTCTCAATACGCTTCACATCGCTCTTGAAAAGCTTGGAGCAAATAATCATTTCAATCCTTTTTTGACCCTTTCGTTTTTAGCCCTCCCCGTTATACCCGAATTAAAACTTACCGACAAAGGCTTGTTTAAGGTTTCAAAATTCGAACACATAGAAATCAGTTCTGTTTAA
- a CDS encoding SET domain-containing protein: MIEIKISKLSDGEFNRGVFATRDIQKGELIHEAPVIAYPNAEHEHIEKTLLADYAFEYGINHTCLLLGYGMLFNHSYQPNATYEINFPNHTFDFYAYKDIKAGEEILINYNGDEEDQELLWFDKEKQES, encoded by the coding sequence ATGATAGAAATTAAAATATCAAAACTCAGTGATGGGGAGTTCAATAGAGGGGTATTTGCTACCCGTGATATCCAAAAAGGCGAACTTATCCATGAAGCACCCGTTATTGCCTATCCAAATGCAGAACATGAACACATTGAAAAAACATTGCTTGCCGACTATGCGTTTGAATATGGCATCAACCATACATGCCTTCTCTTAGGTTATGGGATGTTATTTAACCATTCCTATCAGCCAAATGCCACATATGAAATAAACTTTCCTAATCATACCTTTGATTTTTATGCTTACAAAGACATAAAAGCAGGCGAAGAAATTCTTATTAACTATAATGGCGATGAAGAAGACCAAGAACTGCTTTGGTTCGATAAAGAAAAGCAAGAAAGCTAA
- the adhE gene encoding bifunctional acetaldehyde-CoA/alcohol dehydrogenase, which yields MAVAEKMSKDIQNVASMVDTLVENGLKALEEFRSFDQEMIDLIVKQMALAGLDQHMQLAKLAVEETKRGVYEDKIIKNMFATEYVYHNIKYDKTVGIINENEHEGIIEIAEPVGVIAGVTPVTNPTSTTMFKALISIKTRNPIVFAFHPSAQKCSSEAARILRDAAILAGAPENCIQWIETPSIEATQALMNHSKISMILATGGAGMVKSAYSSGKPALGVGPGNVPCYMEKSANIQQAVNDLILSKTFDNGMICASEQAVIIDQEIYSVVKNELIANNCYFLNQEEKEKVEKLVINEKSCAVNPAIVGMAASKIAALAGISVPDNTKILIAELDGVGPGYPLSREKLSPVLACYKVSSLEEGLDRAEEMLEFGGLGHSAVIHSQDQNVIRQYGYRMKAGRIIVNAPSSQGAIGDIYNAYMPSLTLGCGSYGGNSVSTNVGAIHLINIKKVAQRNVNMQWFKVPSKIYFEKNSTQYLAKMPKISKAFIVTDPGMVKLGYVDKVLYYLRKRPDYVHCEIFSEVEPDPSIETVMKGTEMMAKFQPDVIIALGGGSAMDAAKGMWLFYENPESDFFGLKQKFLDIRKRIVKYPKLGEKAQFVAIPTTSGTGSEVTSFSVITDKEANMKYPLADYELTPDVAIIDPQFVMTVPKHITADTGMDVLTHAIEAYVSCMANDYTDGLAMKAIQLVFEYLPRAYRNGSDVLAREKVHNASTIAGMAFANAFLGINHSLAHKLGAEFHIAHGRANTILMPHVIRYNAAKPNKFTAFPKYAHFVADKRYAEIARTLGLPANTTEEGVESLVQAIIRLAKELDIPMSIEANNIDADAFESKVDYLADRAFEDQCTTANPKLPLVTELAEIYRKAYKGV from the coding sequence ATGGCAGTGGCAGAAAAAATGAGCAAGGACATACAAAATGTAGCTTCTATGGTTGATACCTTGGTGGAAAATGGTCTTAAAGCTTTAGAAGAATTCCGCAGCTTTGACCAAGAAATGATTGATTTGATTGTGAAGCAAATGGCCTTAGCTGGTCTGGATCAACATATGCAGCTTGCAAAACTTGCTGTTGAGGAAACCAAACGAGGCGTTTATGAAGATAAAATTATTAAAAATATGTTTGCGACTGAATATGTTTATCATAATATCAAGTATGATAAAACCGTGGGAATCATCAACGAAAACGAACACGAAGGAATTATTGAAATTGCTGAGCCGGTTGGTGTCATCGCGGGTGTTACCCCTGTTACCAATCCAACATCCACAACGATGTTTAAAGCACTTATATCCATAAAAACGAGAAATCCAATTGTTTTTGCCTTCCATCCATCTGCTCAAAAATGCAGCAGCGAGGCGGCAAGAATCCTTAGGGACGCGGCTATACTGGCAGGTGCTCCTGAAAATTGCATACAATGGATTGAAACACCGTCTATTGAGGCTACACAAGCACTAATGAATCACTCAAAGATATCGATGATTCTTGCAACTGGCGGTGCAGGAATGGTTAAATCCGCTTATAGTTCAGGTAAACCAGCTCTTGGTGTTGGACCTGGAAATGTTCCATGCTATATGGAGAAATCAGCCAACATTCAGCAAGCAGTCAATGACTTAATTTTATCAAAGACCTTTGACAACGGAATGATATGTGCTTCTGAGCAGGCCGTTATTATTGATCAAGAGATTTATTCCGTAGTCAAAAATGAGTTGATTGCGAATAACTGTTACTTTTTAAACCAAGAAGAAAAAGAAAAAGTCGAAAAATTAGTCATTAATGAAAAATCATGTGCGGTTAATCCTGCTATTGTTGGGATGGCTGCTAGCAAAATTGCCGCTTTAGCAGGGATAAGTGTTCCTGATAACACTAAAATTCTTATAGCTGAATTAGATGGCGTTGGACCAGGATATCCGCTATCAAGAGAAAAATTAAGCCCTGTTCTTGCCTGTTACAAGGTCAGCAGTCTTGAAGAAGGCTTAGATAGAGCAGAAGAAATGTTAGAATTTGGCGGTTTAGGACATTCAGCCGTCATCCATTCTCAGGATCAAAATGTAATTAGGCAGTATGGCTACCGAATGAAAGCTGGAAGAATCATTGTCAATGCCCCATCTTCACAAGGTGCCATTGGAGATATTTACAATGCTTATATGCCTTCCCTTACACTTGGCTGTGGTTCTTATGGAGGAAATTCTGTTTCAACGAATGTTGGTGCAATTCACTTAATCAATATTAAAAAAGTAGCCCAAAGGAATGTTAATATGCAATGGTTTAAAGTGCCGTCCAAAATCTATTTCGAGAAAAATTCAACTCAGTATTTGGCTAAAATGCCGAAGATTTCAAAAGCATTCATTGTAACAGACCCTGGAATGGTGAAACTAGGCTATGTTGATAAGGTCCTTTATTATTTAAGGAAACGTCCTGATTACGTCCATTGTGAAATTTTTTCAGAGGTGGAACCAGATCCATCTATTGAAACAGTAATGAAGGGTACGGAAATGATGGCTAAATTCCAGCCAGATGTTATCATTGCCCTTGGCGGCGGTTCGGCTATGGATGCTGCCAAAGGGATGTGGCTGTTTTATGAGAATCCAGAATCAGATTTCTTTGGCTTAAAACAGAAATTCCTTGATATCCGAAAACGAATTGTAAAATACCCTAAGTTAGGAGAAAAAGCACAATTTGTAGCGATTCCAACTACTTCCGGCACAGGTTCAGAAGTTACATCATTCTCGGTTATTACTGATAAAGAAGCAAATATGAAATATCCACTTGCCGATTATGAATTAACACCAGACGTAGCGATTATCGATCCACAGTTTGTGATGACAGTTCCGAAGCATATTACAGCTGATACTGGAATGGATGTTTTGACCCACGCCATCGAAGCCTATGTATCTTGTATGGCAAACGACTATACAGATGGACTTGCGATGAAAGCAATCCAACTTGTATTTGAATATCTTCCTAGAGCCTATCGAAATGGCAGTGACGTATTGGCGCGTGAAAAAGTCCATAATGCTTCAACCATTGCTGGGATGGCCTTTGCGAATGCATTCCTTGGTATCAACCATAGCCTTGCCCATAAACTTGGCGCAGAGTTCCATATCGCTCACGGACGTGCAAACACCATATTAATGCCACATGTTATTCGTTATAATGCGGCTAAACCAAATAAATTTACTGCATTTCCGAAATATGCCCACTTTGTAGCAGATAAGCGTTATGCAGAAATTGCAAGAACCTTAGGACTGCCTGCGAATACGACAGAAGAAGGAGTAGAAAGTCTTGTTCAGGCAATCATTCGTCTTGCAAAAGAGTTAGATATCCCGATGAGCATTGAAGCAAATAATATTGATGCTGACGCTTTTGAAAGCAAAGTTGACTATCTTGCCGACCGGGCATTTGAAGATCAATGTACCACCGCTAACCCTAAATTGCCTTTAGTAACCGAATTAGCTGAAATCTATCGTAAAGCATATAAGGGCGTTTAA
- a CDS encoding S-layer protein — protein MGRKRKKFKKIVGNICVASMLVGSFGLIGSNETKAEVITKTITIDGNNVDQFNRFKGFGTVTANNTSRLMLDYKEEHPEEYWQIMNKLFNKDTGAGLTHVKIELGGDVNSSSGTEPATMRYADEQANILRGAGFQFAADAKSINPDITTEILRWGEPRFTWSGAANNQYENRYQWYKQTIDAVYKEYGFKLDYVGISQNERAQSNNGKNELEWLKYFTAKIKTEPNYEEDYKDIKLVAADGYRDTSTISRTLLQNPDLIDEIDVISSHYGLTGSNELTQLQNKLIAEGKKPKESWVSEGIAPMINARYRENMEPNYKGLGGKAGIIDVTSRIISVYSWTGAGSNPLNAVSFDFQPSVAAFYEGSAYNPKHLISAMDPWSGFYEVDGGLQGVRHVMNFVGYDDHTTPENERWMYVKDATYSDGAFFDGGVDVDTSTHNYLTLKDPETNDYSTVFANNTKETRKYKIKAQNLNGKENAPIYVWETRGADEGQKVDANWFKNTNKITPVNGEYDVEVKPYSIVTISTLDKESEVEGFEYESEPVDLSKDTIMPLPYKDDFEYDKYPVDEKGRDYVDRRGGTPRYTTDQTGAFEVVKEATKPVASGSAERANLEIPEAKAHGNMLQQKISPDIIGADWAVWGGRDGSASSSNPNATIGDHRWVNYKASYDFLLDTHTPEAEGRSNYALIGVRQVKAGGADSHAPYNAKVYSDGKYEILKLGKVEKSGTIEGFDNKIWHNLAFEAKENVFTLYLDGAEIDSYTDKDFSVMAGRVALGSGYYETLIDNLVIEPIKGYTYTSEKIDSAQGKKYATEEEALNNNDLINPIGYLGKWDYTQAGYAHFNRTQMTAKTDIPVWNGVTVGHRDTTTVPGTLNKVFYSSGWSSNGGNAWASNGASLEIKFKGTEVRLYGETNPSNGKGDVYLDGVLVGEANYTNNSSITQMVWSAEDLEDKEHTLKVVAKDKYISFTKVEVETTDPVLAVKKSGPADIVKISDESLIEDKENTVYAFRKNTAWGSNSTNAWASFNDDPYILINFTGSGIDYLSGTGDKSLYNFELDGVDMGNFAVNTSTGIRYSVRGLEEKPHTLKVSLKDNERLDTFMDYRGVNIYHTPIFEAPTSSMIFDFEGSGFNLFGATPDALIDVYIDDQLIEENFRIYAKGDRQTSYSIRGLKDSKHTAKVVIKGGTFTLDGIDVVTGRNKVEVNKTKLQELYDANQDKDHKDYTKESWNAFHKAQQSAKMALHNPQVTLEQVVAARTSLQAAVESLTEITSN, from the coding sequence ATGGGAAGAAAGAGAAAAAAGTTTAAAAAGATAGTTGGAAATATATGTGTTGCTTCCATGCTAGTTGGGTCTTTTGGCTTAATAGGATCAAATGAAACAAAAGCCGAAGTCATCACAAAGACCATTACCATTGATGGAAACAATGTAGACCAATTTAACCGTTTTAAAGGTTTTGGAACAGTAACGGCTAATAACACATCTCGTTTGATGTTAGATTACAAAGAAGAGCACCCAGAAGAATACTGGCAAATTATGAATAAACTATTTAACAAGGATACAGGCGCCGGATTAACGCATGTCAAGATTGAATTAGGCGGCGATGTTAATTCATCATCAGGAACAGAGCCCGCAACAATGCGTTATGCAGACGAACAAGCTAATATTCTTAGAGGTGCTGGATTCCAGTTTGCGGCTGACGCTAAATCGATTAATCCCGATATAACGACTGAAATTTTGCGTTGGGGTGAACCACGTTTTACATGGAGCGGGGCTGCAAATAATCAATATGAAAATCGATATCAATGGTACAAACAGACAATTGATGCGGTTTATAAAGAGTATGGTTTTAAATTGGATTATGTTGGGATCTCTCAAAATGAAAGAGCTCAAAGTAATAATGGTAAAAATGAACTCGAATGGCTGAAGTATTTTACAGCAAAGATCAAAACAGAGCCGAATTATGAAGAAGACTACAAAGATATTAAACTTGTTGCCGCAGACGGCTACCGAGATACATCAACTATTAGTCGTACACTCCTTCAAAATCCAGATTTGATTGATGAAATTGATGTTATCAGTTCTCATTATGGACTGACGGGTTCAAATGAACTAACACAATTACAAAATAAATTGATTGCTGAAGGTAAGAAACCAAAAGAAAGCTGGGTATCTGAAGGAATTGCTCCAATGATTAATGCGCGCTACCGTGAAAATATGGAACCAAATTATAAAGGGCTTGGAGGAAAAGCCGGGATTATTGATGTAACTTCCCGAATCATTTCCGTTTATTCTTGGACTGGAGCGGGCAGCAATCCGTTAAATGCCGTTTCTTTTGATTTCCAGCCTTCCGTTGCCGCGTTCTATGAAGGTTCTGCTTACAATCCGAAACACCTCATCAGTGCAATGGACCCGTGGTCTGGTTTCTATGAAGTAGATGGCGGTCTTCAGGGAGTTCGTCATGTAATGAACTTTGTTGGCTATGATGATCACACAACACCTGAAAATGAACGCTGGATGTATGTAAAAGATGCTACATACAGTGATGGAGCCTTCTTTGATGGCGGTGTAGATGTTGATACAAGTACGCATAATTACTTAACCTTAAAAGATCCAGAGACAAATGATTATTCAACTGTATTTGCAAATAACACAAAAGAGACACGTAAATACAAGATTAAAGCTCAAAATCTAAATGGCAAAGAGAATGCTCCGATTTATGTCTGGGAAACACGAGGGGCAGATGAAGGGCAAAAGGTAGATGCCAACTGGTTTAAAAATACCAATAAAATTACCCCAGTAAATGGTGAATATGATGTGGAAGTGAAGCCATATTCGATCGTGACTATATCAACGTTAGATAAGGAGTCCGAAGTCGAAGGCTTTGAATATGAGTCAGAACCAGTTGATTTATCGAAAGATACGATTATGCCTTTACCATATAAGGATGATTTTGAATACGATAAGTATCCTGTCGACGAAAAGGGTAGAGATTATGTAGACCGCCGCGGAGGAACACCGCGATATACGACTGATCAGACTGGTGCTTTTGAAGTAGTAAAAGAGGCAACAAAACCTGTGGCAAGTGGAAGTGCAGAACGTGCAAATTTAGAAATTCCGGAAGCAAAAGCTCATGGAAATATGCTGCAGCAGAAAATCAGTCCTGACATTATTGGTGCGGATTGGGCAGTTTGGGGCGGAAGAGATGGCTCTGCATCTAGTAGTAATCCTAACGCCACGATAGGTGACCACCGCTGGGTAAACTATAAAGCGTCTTACGACTTTTTACTAGATACGCATACACCTGAGGCAGAAGGCAGAAGTAACTATGCTTTAATTGGTGTAAGACAAGTGAAAGCCGGCGGAGCAGATTCACATGCACCATATAATGCAAAAGTATATTCAGATGGAAAATATGAAATTCTTAAACTAGGTAAGGTTGAAAAAAGTGGTACGATTGAAGGTTTCGATAATAAAATTTGGCACAATCTAGCATTTGAGGCAAAAGAAAATGTATTTACACTTTATCTTGATGGCGCAGAAATCGATTCCTACACCGATAAAGATTTTTCCGTAATGGCAGGAAGAGTTGCATTAGGTTCTGGATATTATGAAACTCTTATCGATAACTTAGTGATTGAGCCTATTAAAGGATATACCTATACATCCGAAAAAATAGACAGTGCACAAGGTAAGAAATATGCAACAGAAGAGGAAGCTTTGAATAATAATGACTTGATCAATCCTATTGGTTATTTGGGTAAATGGGATTATACACAAGCTGGTTATGCCCATTTTAATCGTACACAAATGACAGCCAAAACAGATATTCCTGTTTGGAATGGAGTAACTGTAGGACACAGAGATACAACAACAGTACCAGGGACTTTGAACAAAGTATTCTATTCTAGTGGCTGGTCATCTAACGGTGGAAATGCCTGGGCATCAAATGGTGCTTCTCTTGAGATAAAATTTAAGGGTACCGAGGTTAGGTTATATGGAGAAACAAATCCGTCAAATGGAAAAGGCGATGTTTATTTAGATGGAGTGTTAGTCGGTGAAGCAAATTATACGAATAATAGCAGTATTACCCAGATGGTCTGGTCTGCAGAGGATCTGGAAGACAAAGAACATACACTGAAAGTAGTAGCAAAAGATAAGTATATCAGCTTCACTAAAGTAGAAGTCGAAACAACTGATCCTGTATTAGCTGTTAAAAAATCAGGACCTGCTGATATTGTGAAAATTTCAGATGAATCACTAATTGAGGATAAGGAAAATACGGTTTATGCATTTAGAAAAAATACTGCTTGGGGCTCTAACAGTACGAATGCATGGGCGAGTTTTAATGATGATCCATATATTTTAATTAACTTCACGGGTAGTGGGATTGATTACTTGTCAGGGACTGGTGATAAATCACTCTATAATTTCGAACTAGACGGTGTAGATATGGGTAATTTCGCCGTAAATACTAGTACTGGCATAAGATATTCTGTAAGAGGTCTTGAAGAAAAACCGCATACGTTAAAAGTTTCCCTTAAGGATAATGAAAGACTAGATACCTTTATGGATTATCGTGGGGTCAATATCTATCATACGCCAATATTTGAAGCACCTACCAGCAGTATGATCTTCGATTTTGAAGGTTCAGGTTTTAATTTATTTGGAGCGACTCCTGACGCATTGATTGACGTGTATATTGATGATCAATTAATCGAAGAAAATTTTAGAATTTATGCTAAAGGTGACAGACAAACCTCTTATAGTATTCGCGGACTAAAAGATAGTAAACACACCGCTAAAGTGGTTATAAAAGGCGGTACTTTTACCTTGGATGGTATCGATGTTGTTACAGGCAGAAATAAAGTAGAAGTCAATAAGACAAAATTGCAGGAATTGTATGATGCGAATCAAGATAAAGACCACAAAGACTACACCAAGGAAAGTTGGAATGCCTTCCATAAAGCCCAACAATCCGCAAAAATGGCATTACACAATCCACAAGTTACACTAGAGCAAGTTGTTGCGGCCAGAACGTCCTTACAAGCAGCCGTTGAAAGTTTAACAGAAATAACGAGTAATTAA
- the htpG gene encoding molecular chaperone HtpG: protein MAKKQFKAESKRLLEMMINSIYTHREVFLRELISNASDAIDKIYYKALTDDALSFDKDSYFIKVIPDKENRTLKIIDTGIGMTKEELETNLGTIAKSGSLAFKKETELKDGYDIIGQFGVGFYAAFMVADVVTVISKALGSEEAYKWESTGAEGYTIEIVEKDSVGTEIILKVKENTEDENYDEFLEEYRLKSIIKKYSDFIRYPIKMDVSSRRPKEGSDNEFEDYVEEQVINSMVPIWKKNKSELTDEDYTNFYAEKRYGFDKPIKHIHISVDGTIRYNAILYIPEKTPFDFYSKEFEKGLELYSNGVLIMEKCADLLPDHFSFVKGMVDSEDLSLNISREMLQHDRQLKLISKNINKKIKSELQSLLNNEREKYEEFYKSFGRQLKYGVYSEFGANKEVLQDLIMFYSSKEKKLVSLDEYVSRMPEEQKYIYYASGESIERIDKLPQAEFVSEKGYEILYFTEDIDEFAIKMLMTYKEKEFKSISSGDLGIEGEENKTDSETEDKESKEIFDYMKGILADKVKDVRVSKRLKSHPVCLATEGDISIEMEKILAAMPDNQNIKADKVLEINKNHEVFQSLKEAFENDKEKLDLYTKLLYNQALLIEGLPIQDPVEFTNDICKIMV from the coding sequence ATGGCAAAAAAGCAGTTTAAAGCTGAGTCTAAAAGACTGTTAGAAATGATGATTAACTCTATTTATACACATCGTGAGGTATTTTTACGAGAGTTAATCTCTAATGCAAGCGATGCGATTGACAAAATCTACTACAAAGCATTAACAGATGACGCATTAAGCTTCGACAAGGACAGCTACTTTATTAAAGTAATCCCTGACAAGGAAAATAGAACCTTGAAAATTATTGATACTGGGATTGGGATGACAAAGGAAGAGCTTGAGACAAATCTTGGAACGATTGCCAAGAGTGGCTCTTTAGCTTTTAAAAAGGAAACAGAACTAAAAGATGGCTATGACATTATTGGTCAATTTGGTGTAGGTTTCTATGCTGCTTTCATGGTGGCGGATGTTGTGACGGTTATTAGTAAAGCATTAGGAAGCGAAGAAGCTTACAAGTGGGAATCCACGGGTGCTGAAGGCTATACCATTGAGATTGTTGAGAAAGATTCAGTTGGAACTGAAATTATTCTTAAGGTCAAAGAAAATACCGAAGATGAAAATTATGATGAATTTTTAGAAGAGTATCGTTTAAAGTCTATTATTAAAAAGTACTCTGATTTTATCCGCTACCCAATTAAAATGGATGTTTCTAGTAGAAGACCAAAAGAAGGCAGCGATAATGAGTTTGAGGATTATGTAGAGGAACAAGTTATTAATAGTATGGTTCCTATTTGGAAGAAAAATAAAAGCGAACTAACAGACGAAGATTATACGAACTTCTACGCAGAAAAAAGATATGGTTTTGATAAGCCGATTAAACATATCCATATCAGTGTAGATGGAACCATTCGATATAATGCCATTTTGTATATCCCGGAGAAAACTCCATTTGATTTCTATTCAAAAGAATTTGAAAAAGGCTTGGAGCTTTATTCTAATGGCGTTTTAATTATGGAAAAATGTGCGGACCTGCTTCCAGACCATTTTAGCTTCGTTAAAGGAATGGTAGACTCTGAGGACTTATCGCTAAATATTTCTCGTGAGATGTTACAGCATGACCGTCAATTAAAGCTTATCTCTAAAAATATTAACAAAAAAATTAAGAGTGAATTGCAAAGCCTCTTAAATAACGAACGAGAAAAATATGAAGAGTTTTATAAATCATTTGGCCGCCAGTTAAAATACGGAGTTTATAGTGAATTCGGAGCCAATAAAGAAGTATTGCAGGACCTTATTATGTTCTACTCATCCAAAGAGAAGAAACTCGTTAGTTTAGATGAGTACGTTTCAAGAATGCCTGAAGAGCAAAAGTATATTTACTATGCTTCTGGTGAATCAATCGAAAGAATCGATAAACTGCCACAAGCAGAGTTTGTTTCTGAAAAAGGGTATGAGATTCTATACTTCACTGAGGATATTGATGAATTTGCCATCAAAATGCTAATGACATACAAGGAGAAAGAATTTAAATCCATCTCCAGTGGTGATTTGGGCATCGAAGGTGAAGAAAACAAAACAGATTCCGAAACAGAAGATAAGGAAAGCAAAGAAATCTTTGACTATATGAAAGGTATCCTGGCTGATAAAGTCAAGGATGTCAGAGTTTCAAAACGCTTAAAGTCACATCCTGTCTGCTTGGCAACTGAGGGTGACATCTCAATAGAAATGGAAAAAATCCTTGCAGCAATGCCAGATAATCAAAATATTAAAGCTGACAAGGTCTTAGAAATTAATAAGAATCATGAAGTATTCCAATCCTTAAAAGAAGCATTTGAAAATGACAAAGAAAAGCTAGATCTGTATACGAAGTTACTATACAATCAAGCATTGCTGATTGAAGGATTGCCAATCCAGGATCCAGTAGAATTTACAAATGATATCTGCAAGATAATGGTATAA